The genomic interval ATCTTATTGTGCCTTTTTAAGCTGTTTATGCACGTTGTGTTCCATAAGCTTACGTGATGTTTGAAGCTTTGTTTTTTAAAGTTTTTTAAGTTCTTAAACGCGGTGGGTTTTCTGAAATGGTCGTCATAAAAATAGGGTAGAGACTTTTTTAAAGCTTTTTTCCCAAGTCATTTTGTATCTGCTTAAGCACCATCAACACATCAGCAATATTGTTTTTACAAATACCAAATATCATTTCTGCATCCAAATCAAAATAGTGATGCGATATAAAATCTCGAATCCCTTTTATCTTTTTCCACTCAATCTGTGGGTAAGCGGTCAAAAGCTTTTTATCGGTGATTTTGTCGATGTTTTTTAAACTTTCACCTATGGCGATGAGCTTCATACAAATGCTGTCTAACTTTTCTTGTCCCTCTTTGGTGTCCATAAAGTCATTTTGACAGGTTGCAAACGCACATCGCTCTTGTACGATCATGATAGCTTCGATAATCTGCTCTAAAATATCGAGAACGAGCTCTTTATCATACATAGATGCCATCCCTTAAAATCCTCTTTTTTAGAGCAGGATTCATCTTCTCTCGCAGTCTTACGACATCTA from Sulfurospirillum multivorans DSM 12446 carries:
- a CDS encoding HepT-like ribonuclease domain-containing protein, encoding MASMYDKELVLDILEQIIEAIMIVQERCAFATCQNDFMDTKEGQEKLDSICMKLIAIGESLKNIDKITDKKLLTAYPQIEWKKIKGIRDFISHHYFDLDAEMIFGICKNNIADVLMVLKQIQNDLGKKL